A portion of the Stella humosa genome contains these proteins:
- a CDS encoding Bug family tripartite tricarboxylate transporter substrate binding protein — protein sequence MIEQVGRHLRRLATLAAALLAPCMLAPAAVSAEQPGRAIRLLVGYPPGGSADLLARKLAEPLAAELGRPVVVDNKAGAGGNIAMDILAKAPPDGQTLALSPIGPVVINPVLMTGRMPYDAVRAFTPITQIWDQPLAIIARPDTGPAPGTLQDWLRRHPQATYGTPGIGSTQHMVGEMLSQALGLRLRHVAYRGTVQAATDLMAGAIDLSIDTAFGAAVSGQDGRVVAVATSGRQRSSLLPAAPTLVEGGTPVVVSSWMAMFAPAGLPPEQAERLNAATNRILATPGMAAWFAEIGVTPAGTSAARFAAFLDAERQRWEQAIRQAGVTLD from the coding sequence ATGATCGAACAGGTGGGCCGCCATCTGCGGCGCCTGGCGACGCTGGCGGCGGCGCTGCTGGCGCCGTGCATGCTGGCGCCGGCCGCCGTGTCGGCCGAGCAGCCGGGCCGGGCCATCCGCCTGCTGGTCGGCTATCCGCCAGGCGGATCGGCCGACCTCCTGGCGCGCAAGCTGGCCGAACCGCTGGCGGCCGAACTAGGCCGGCCGGTCGTTGTCGACAATAAGGCCGGGGCCGGCGGCAACATCGCCATGGACATCCTGGCCAAGGCACCGCCGGACGGACAGACCCTGGCCCTGAGCCCGATCGGCCCGGTCGTCATCAATCCGGTGCTGATGACCGGCCGCATGCCCTATGACGCCGTCCGCGCGTTCACCCCGATCACCCAGATCTGGGACCAGCCGCTGGCGATCATCGCCCGGCCCGACACCGGTCCCGCCCCCGGCACCTTGCAGGACTGGCTGCGCCGGCACCCGCAGGCGACCTACGGCACCCCCGGCATAGGCTCCACCCAGCACATGGTGGGCGAGATGCTGTCGCAGGCGCTGGGCCTCCGCCTGCGCCACGTCGCCTATCGCGGGACGGTGCAGGCCGCGACCGACCTGATGGCGGGCGCCATCGACCTGTCGATCGACACCGCCTTCGGCGCCGCCGTCTCGGGCCAGGACGGGCGTGTGGTGGCGGTCGCCACGTCTGGACGGCAACGCTCGTCGCTGCTGCCCGCGGCACCGACCCTGGTCGAGGGCGGCACCCCCGTCGTCGTATCGTCCTGGATGGCCATGTTCGCGCCGGCCGGCCTGCCGCCCGAACAGGCCGAGCGCCTGAACGCCGCCACCAATCGCATCCTCGCAACGCCGGGCATGGCGGCCTGGTTCGCCGAGATCGGCGTGACCCCCGCCGGCACGTCGGCCGCCCGCTTCGCCGCCTTCCTCGACGCCGAGCGGCAGCGATGGGAACAGGCGATCCGCCAGGCCGGGGTCACGCTGGATTGA
- a CDS encoding class I adenylate-forming enzyme family protein: MRDQNVADAILGHAANTPARPAILTTTGTATFAQWAAALGGVAAGLDERQIAPASVVGILVDDSPAALRAILGTMLGGRVALPLDADAPPAEIERLLALTGAAAVVTDRARAWSVPTFGIDTLPASANPTAVRRPGGEAMAQIAISSGTSGPAKASPASHAQLIERVETLSPFLGLGPDDRHRPLITMGFVLGRYPAMRTLAAGGAVVMTPLPKTVGELVGSLAADGITYLTMTPTHVAAMLEQLPPGRPPAMPFIRVFMVSSAMVPLAMRAAIRARLTPNLHVSLGSNEVGTITHAGPADLAREPATVGRPLPGIAVEVVDADDRPVAAGAIGAVRVRTAAAAGGYLGDPATSARAYRDGWFHLGDTGHLDEDGYLFLHGRLDDRINQSGRKLYPFEIEDALLTHPAIAEAAAFGLAVRNGIEVAVAAVVLRQPVTTAEIRRHCLPLLGEGKMPRMVFAFDALPRNAARKVLIPELRQQVLARLTAANATGQQ, from the coding sequence ATGAGAGACCAGAACGTGGCCGATGCAATCCTCGGCCATGCGGCCAATACCCCCGCGCGCCCCGCGATTCTCACCACCACCGGCACCGCGACCTTCGCCCAGTGGGCCGCAGCCCTGGGTGGGGTGGCGGCCGGACTCGACGAACGGCAGATCGCACCCGCCAGCGTCGTCGGCATCCTTGTGGACGACAGCCCGGCGGCGCTGCGGGCCATCCTTGGCACGATGCTGGGCGGCCGCGTCGCCCTGCCGCTGGATGCCGATGCGCCACCGGCCGAGATCGAGCGCCTGCTGGCCCTGACGGGTGCCGCCGCCGTCGTCACCGACCGCGCACGCGCCTGGTCCGTGCCGACCTTTGGCATCGACACGCTGCCGGCCTCGGCCAACCCCACGGCGGTCCGTCGCCCAGGCGGCGAGGCGATGGCGCAGATCGCGATCTCGTCGGGCACCAGCGGGCCGGCCAAGGCGTCGCCCGCCTCCCACGCGCAGTTGATCGAGCGTGTCGAGACGCTGTCGCCCTTCCTCGGCCTCGGCCCCGACGATCGCCATCGGCCACTGATCACCATGGGCTTCGTGCTGGGCCGCTACCCGGCGATGCGCACGCTGGCGGCCGGCGGCGCGGTCGTGATGACCCCGCTGCCCAAGACCGTGGGCGAACTGGTCGGCAGCCTGGCGGCGGACGGCATCACCTACCTCACCATGACGCCGACCCATGTCGCGGCGATGCTGGAACAACTGCCGCCGGGCCGGCCGCCGGCAATGCCCTTCATCCGCGTCTTCATGGTCAGTTCGGCCATGGTTCCCCTGGCCATGCGCGCGGCCATCCGCGCGCGGCTCACGCCCAACCTGCATGTCAGCCTGGGCAGCAACGAGGTCGGCACCATCACCCATGCCGGTCCGGCCGACCTGGCGCGCGAGCCCGCCACCGTCGGCCGGCCCCTGCCCGGCATCGCGGTGGAGGTCGTCGATGCCGACGACCGGCCGGTCGCGGCCGGCGCCATCGGGGCGGTGCGCGTCCGCACGGCGGCGGCGGCCGGCGGGTATCTGGGCGACCCGGCGACCTCCGCCCGGGCCTATCGCGACGGCTGGTTCCACCTGGGCGATACCGGCCACCTGGATGAAGATGGCTACCTCTTCCTGCACGGGCGCCTCGACGACCGCATCAACCAGAGCGGCCGCAAGCTCTATCCCTTCGAGATCGAGGACGCGCTGCTGACGCACCCGGCGATCGCCGAGGCCGCCGCGTTCGGCCTGGCCGTGCGCAACGGCATCGAGGTCGCGGTGGCGGCTGTGGTCCTGCGCCAGCCGGTCACCACGGCCGAGATCCGCCGGCACTGCCTGCCGCTGCTGGGCGAGGGAAAGATGCCCCGGATGGTCTTTGCGTTCGATGCGCTGCCGCGCAATGCCGCCCGCAAGGTGCTGATCCCCGAACTGCGCCAGCAGGTGCTGGCGCGCCTGACGGCCGCCAATGCAACGGGCCAGCAGTGA
- a CDS encoding DHCW motif cupin fold protein, protein MKIPALPFTVTDWSKVEPTQHPGERGHALWRTLNIGDIRVRMVEYSPGYLADHWCDRGHILFVVAGELVSELRDGRKSTLTAGMSYQVSDHGDAAHRSSTENGATLFIVD, encoded by the coding sequence ATGAAAATTCCAGCACTGCCGTTCACCGTCACCGACTGGTCCAAGGTCGAGCCCACGCAGCATCCCGGCGAGCGCGGCCACGCGCTGTGGCGGACGCTGAACATCGGCGACATCCGCGTGCGGATGGTCGAGTACTCGCCCGGCTACCTGGCGGATCACTGGTGCGACCGCGGCCATATCCTGTTCGTGGTGGCGGGTGAGCTGGTGAGCGAGTTGCGCGATGGGCGGAAGTCGACCCTGACGGCGGGCATGAGCTACCAGGTGTCCGACCATGGCGACGCCGCGCATCGGTCGTCGACCGAGAACGGCGCCACGCTGTTCATCGTCGATTGA
- a CDS encoding DUF2491 family protein, with protein MRRHLAVALAVLLAAMPAGRPILQVAALATVGTLVASDAEAQRRSSGGYSRPSTSRTPSFSSGSSSSRRPSTSGGYSRPSAHVYVPRQAPAQSGADRAMQRRGSQDALDAFRGGSGSGSSGQRGAITLPQGPLYGGRTPSTQRQPSYTFRGQPAPSGGGQWQPPSYAGGGGGGRFGAWDGLLLYYLLDTLNRPGRAQAFHDNGNDPGVRAWRSEADRKAADDPALRARLEELDRQTAALKGQPVQPGRLPSDVAQASEKEEGGMGGLLITVLLLGGFAFVTWRFFRRRRAGAAATAVKGGQMGPIDTARGMLRDKLGGGQPYKPSFFRVGMTFPLDPTPFLLAGGVAKVTQPPASSASGLVSVSAVGRIDAGDVHMHRLYLAGSDGWFQLWLDEDGRPEECRWFQPVDEVHPADREEWAFWMDEREGMVGWPEFQTKDGQVYARHWLPGESRVPPREWTETIEDARGSRQRQVHAMLYARATGAAAPAPDAEYILVSVIEDAGQAYVEVAAGIDVNPTALTIA; from the coding sequence GTGCGCCGCCATCTGGCGGTGGCGCTGGCCGTGCTGCTGGCCGCGATGCCGGCGGGGCGGCCGATCCTGCAGGTGGCGGCGCTGGCCACCGTCGGCACGCTGGTGGCATCCGACGCGGAGGCGCAGCGGCGCTCGTCCGGCGGGTATTCTCGACCGTCGACCAGCCGCACGCCCTCGTTCTCTTCCGGCTCTTCCAGCTCGCGCCGGCCATCGACGTCCGGCGGCTACAGCCGTCCGTCCGCGCACGTATATGTTCCGCGCCAGGCACCCGCCCAGTCGGGCGCGGACCGCGCGATGCAGCGGCGCGGCTCCCAGGATGCGCTCGATGCCTTTCGCGGCGGGTCCGGCTCCGGCTCGTCCGGCCAGCGCGGCGCGATCACGCTGCCGCAGGGGCCGCTCTATGGTGGTCGCACGCCGTCGACGCAGCGCCAGCCCAGCTACACCTTCCGCGGCCAGCCGGCGCCGTCCGGCGGCGGGCAGTGGCAGCCGCCATCCTATGCCGGCGGCGGTGGCGGCGGGCGCTTCGGTGCCTGGGACGGGTTGCTGCTCTATTACCTGCTCGACACGCTGAACCGGCCCGGGCGCGCCCAGGCCTTCCACGACAATGGCAACGACCCGGGCGTGCGCGCCTGGCGCTCCGAGGCAGACCGCAAGGCGGCCGACGACCCCGCCCTGCGGGCCCGGCTGGAAGAGTTGGACCGCCAGACGGCAGCCTTGAAGGGCCAGCCGGTGCAACCCGGCCGCCTGCCGTCCGACGTGGCGCAGGCCAGTGAAAAGGAGGAAGGCGGCATGGGCGGCCTGCTGATTACCGTGCTGCTGCTGGGGGGCTTTGCCTTCGTGACCTGGCGCTTCTTCCGCCGCCGCCGTGCCGGGGCCGCGGCCACCGCCGTCAAGGGAGGTCAGATGGGCCCGATCGATACCGCGCGCGGCATGCTGCGCGACAAGCTCGGGGGCGGGCAGCCTTACAAGCCGTCCTTCTTCCGGGTGGGGATGACCTTCCCGCTCGACCCGACGCCGTTCCTGCTGGCGGGCGGCGTGGCCAAGGTGACGCAGCCGCCCGCCAGCAGTGCCAGCGGCCTGGTCTCGGTCTCGGCCGTGGGCCGCATCGATGCCGGCGACGTGCACATGCACCGCCTGTACCTCGCCGGCAGCGACGGCTGGTTCCAGCTCTGGCTCGACGAGGATGGCCGGCCCGAGGAATGCCGCTGGTTCCAGCCGGTCGACGAGGTGCATCCGGCCGACCGCGAGGAATGGGCCTTCTGGATGGACGAGCGCGAGGGCATGGTCGGCTGGCCGGAATTCCAGACCAAGGACGGGCAGGTCTATGCCCGCCACTGGCTGCCGGGCGAAAGCCGGGTGCCGCCTCGGGAATGGACCGAGACGATCGAGGATGCCCGCGGCAGCCGCCAGCGTCAGGTCCACGCGATGCTCTATGCCCGCGCGACCGGGGCGGCCGCCCCGGCCCCCGATGCCGAGTACATCCTGGTCTCGGTCATCGAGGATGCCGGCCAGGCCTATGTCGAGGTCGCCGCCGGCATCGACGTAAACCCGACCGCGCTGACCATCGCCTGA
- a CDS encoding DUF350 domain-containing protein has protein sequence MDDALSRIFTSLGTGVPVLLLHFATMLALLAAGVLLYMAITPFRERELIREGNLAAGIMTLGIFLGISIPLAATLATSTVWLDVVLWGAVAVILQVATFLVATLIMPGLRHLIEAGNTAAALAMVGVQLAVALLNAGAMAG, from the coding sequence ATGGACGACGCGCTGAGCCGCATCTTCACCAGCCTGGGCACCGGCGTGCCCGTGCTGCTGCTGCATTTCGCCACGATGCTGGCCCTCCTGGCGGCCGGCGTGCTGCTCTACATGGCAATCACGCCGTTCCGCGAGCGCGAGTTGATCCGCGAGGGCAACCTGGCGGCCGGCATCATGACGCTGGGCATCTTCCTCGGCATTTCCATCCCGCTGGCCGCGACGCTGGCAACGTCGACGGTGTGGCTCGACGTGGTGCTGTGGGGGGCGGTGGCCGTGATACTGCAGGTCGCGACCTTCCTGGTGGCGACCCTGATCATGCCGGGCCTGCGCCACCTGATCGAGGCCGGCAACACGGCCGCCGCGCTGGCCATGGTGGGGGTGCAGTTGGCGGTCGCCCTGCTGAACGCCGGGGCGATGGCCGGATAA
- a CDS encoding NADH:flavin oxidoreductase/NADH oxidase, producing MTNADSQARVGDQRFTGENVRRILKRERDPHLFRPIELRSVTARNRIAVSPMCQYCATDAMPDDWHLVHLGARAQGGAGIVFTEATPSEPRGRVTRHCIGLWNDAQEAQFARIAAFVSAQGAVPAIQLAHAGRKASVHRPWEGTTPLTAAEGAWELIGPTAEPYADGYATPQAMDEAAIATFVAELSATTARARRAGFQVLEYHAAHGYLVHSFLSPLSNRRNDAYGGDLARRARLLLEVVDAIRAEWPDELPLFVRLSCADWIAGGLTIADTIAVSRWLKATGKVDLVDCTSGGLDPRQQIPVHPGYQVPFAEAIRREAGIATGAVGLIHSPEHAEDIVANGRADLVFLGRALLAEPHWPLRAANVLKGNASWPLQYERGNIY from the coding sequence ATGACGAACGCGGATTCGCAGGCCCGGGTGGGCGACCAGCGCTTCACCGGAGAGAACGTCCGCCGCATCCTGAAGCGCGAGCGCGACCCGCATCTGTTCCGGCCGATCGAACTGCGCTCGGTCACGGCGCGCAACCGCATCGCCGTCTCGCCCATGTGCCAGTACTGCGCCACCGACGCCATGCCCGATGACTGGCACCTGGTCCATCTGGGGGCACGCGCCCAGGGTGGGGCGGGCATCGTCTTCACCGAGGCGACGCCGTCGGAGCCGCGCGGCCGGGTGACGCGCCACTGCATCGGCCTGTGGAACGACGCCCAGGAGGCGCAGTTCGCGCGCATCGCCGCCTTCGTGTCGGCCCAGGGCGCGGTCCCGGCGATCCAGCTTGCCCATGCCGGCCGCAAGGCGTCGGTGCACCGCCCGTGGGAGGGCACGACGCCCCTGACGGCGGCGGAGGGGGCATGGGAACTGATCGGCCCGACGGCCGAGCCCTATGCCGATGGCTACGCGACGCCCCAGGCCATGGACGAGGCCGCGATCGCCACCTTCGTGGCCGAGCTGTCGGCGACCACCGCCCGCGCGCGGCGGGCAGGCTTCCAGGTGCTGGAATACCACGCCGCCCACGGCTACCTGGTGCATAGTTTCCTGTCGCCCCTATCCAACCGCCGCAACGACGCCTATGGCGGCGACCTGGCGCGGCGCGCGCGCCTGCTGCTGGAGGTGGTCGACGCCATCCGGGCGGAATGGCCGGACGAGCTGCCCCTGTTCGTGCGCTTGTCCTGCGCCGACTGGATTGCGGGTGGGCTGACCATCGCCGACACGATCGCGGTCTCGCGCTGGCTGAAGGCCACGGGCAAGGTCGATCTAGTCGACTGCACGTCGGGCGGGCTCGACCCGCGCCAGCAGATACCGGTCCATCCCGGCTACCAGGTGCCATTCGCCGAGGCGATCCGGCGCGAGGCCGGGATCGCGACCGGGGCCGTCGGCCTCATCCATTCGCCCGAGCATGCCGAGGACATCGTCGCCAACGGGCGCGCCGACCTGGTGTTCCTGGGCCGCGCCCTGCTGGCCGAACCGCACTGGCCGCTGCGGGCGGCGAACGTCCTGAAGGGGAACGCCAGTTGGCCCCTGCAGTATGAGCGCGGCAACATCTACTGA
- a CDS encoding rhamnan synthesis F family protein, which yields MTAELVSVVVPLYEHGDFVEAALRSVHAQDWPEIELIVVDDASTDHSAATVERLVADDAFARRFRRLVFERNPGNIGAARTIERGLALAAGRVLTILNSDDLYAPDRLGRCVAALDAGHELVVTGVACIDRQGRPDQSPSAHRLAALPASIAAFPTASAAFLGVNRAVSTGNLLFTRDLHRRVGGFRDMPYCHDWDFVLGAMLETEPRLVDGALYRYRLHDANSFRELAPLARLEGERCLGRFFERLACGRVANPVLRALATSPVAWRHLLRAIDPAVAGIAAAIGRGGRPRGLEAPATRTERTEIQLDHLGQRLDPARETVLIVIPAADRGGRAVLALNLAGHLRARVNTVLLALADGELLEALRAAFGRVVVPDRSRLASQGQLVDLTDDVIERLSVTYVVSIGLPPHELSLALARRFVPMVVLVHDKAEAAATWTTASRITTMPHVDRRPARFLPVGPSDFSMARSQDAMRRELARLRDLARLSTPAPGMFVVLGFGPIAPGGGLNRFLAAMLAFRKLRPDQPCRFVWIGTGNAGDGELTGARETAARLDDGAVVVSSTQSNEAALRLAHAVLVTATDDLPIAMLDAMARAIPTICLADSAGADWPVTLAEAVAADPEAAGALLADLAAAGGRHHPLGARQQAKTADTRMRDHAEGLVAAMVEARLATERQRRDIRTLADDDLFDADMQDPPVSRAEAIARHVRPIFPPGVPRRPFAGFRPGLYHAMLSGEEAAHDPAAAFVRAGRPAGPWQRQVLRPALRPPQRRSGLRVGLHLHVHHDEGVADLFRRIAPASAGAIDHDLLVSTDSADKAARIGAAAARAGLPMPDIRVWPNRGRDIGPFLTGCGREWIEHYDIVGHAHAKRSPHLEPTESARWANFLFEHVLGGFAPMMGFVAEWMAADPGLGLIHPDDPLLFGWNWHDPDDPDAGRDQAPSLHFGAESNRSIAERLALRMGVGALPAEIDFPAGSMFWARSQALLPLFDLGLGWDDYPEEPVPHDGTILHALERLVPVVVESRGFRVAVTHIPGIGR from the coding sequence ATGACCGCTGAGCTGGTGTCGGTCGTCGTGCCGTTGTACGAGCACGGCGACTTCGTCGAGGCGGCGCTGCGGTCGGTCCATGCGCAGGACTGGCCCGAGATCGAGCTGATCGTGGTCGACGACGCCTCGACCGACCACTCGGCCGCGACTGTCGAACGGCTGGTTGCGGACGATGCCTTCGCCCGCCGGTTCCGCCGCCTCGTCTTCGAACGCAACCCCGGAAACATCGGGGCTGCGCGCACCATCGAGCGCGGCCTGGCGTTGGCCGCCGGCCGTGTCCTGACGATCCTCAATTCCGACGACCTCTATGCGCCGGACCGGCTTGGCCGCTGCGTCGCTGCCCTCGACGCCGGGCATGAACTGGTGGTCACCGGTGTCGCCTGCATTGATCGCCAGGGGCGGCCGGACCAGTCGCCATCAGCGCACCGGCTGGCGGCACTGCCGGCCTCCATCGCCGCCTTTCCCACCGCGTCGGCCGCCTTCCTCGGCGTCAACCGCGCCGTGTCGACCGGCAACCTGCTGTTCACCCGGGATCTGCACCGGCGGGTCGGCGGGTTTCGCGACATGCCATACTGCCACGACTGGGACTTCGTCCTGGGCGCGATGCTGGAGACCGAACCCCGCCTGGTCGATGGCGCGCTCTATCGCTATCGCCTGCACGACGCCAACAGCTTCCGCGAACTGGCCCCCCTGGCCCGCCTGGAAGGGGAGCGATGCCTCGGCCGTTTCTTCGAGCGGCTGGCCTGCGGCCGGGTCGCCAACCCGGTCCTGCGGGCGCTGGCCACCTCGCCGGTCGCCTGGCGCCACCTGTTGCGCGCCATCGACCCGGCCGTGGCCGGCATCGCCGCAGCCATCGGGCGCGGCGGCCGGCCGCGCGGCCTGGAGGCGCCGGCCACCCGCACCGAACGGACGGAGATCCAGCTCGACCATCTGGGCCAGCGGCTGGATCCGGCGCGCGAAACCGTGCTGATCGTCATTCCTGCCGCCGACCGGGGTGGCCGGGCGGTCCTGGCGCTGAACCTCGCCGGCCACCTGCGCGCCCGCGTCAACACGGTGCTGCTGGCCCTGGCCGACGGCGAGTTGCTGGAGGCCCTGCGTGCCGCCTTCGGCCGCGTCGTCGTGCCCGACCGGAGCCGGCTGGCAAGCCAGGGACAGCTGGTCGACCTGACGGACGACGTGATCGAGCGCCTGTCGGTCACCTATGTCGTCAGCATCGGGCTACCGCCGCACGAACTGTCCCTGGCGCTCGCCCGGCGGTTCGTGCCGATGGTCGTGCTGGTCCACGACAAGGCCGAGGCGGCCGCCACCTGGACCACAGCCAGCCGCATCACGACCATGCCGCATGTCGACCGACGCCCGGCCCGCTTCCTGCCGGTGGGACCGTCCGATTTCTCGATGGCGCGCTCGCAGGACGCGATGCGCCGGGAACTGGCACGGCTGCGCGACCTGGCCCGCTTGTCGACGCCTGCCCCGGGAATGTTCGTCGTGCTCGGCTTCGGTCCCATCGCCCCCGGCGGCGGGCTGAACCGGTTCCTGGCCGCCATGCTGGCCTTCCGCAAGTTGCGCCCCGACCAGCCCTGCCGCTTCGTCTGGATCGGTACCGGCAATGCCGGCGACGGCGAGCTGACCGGCGCCCGGGAGACGGCCGCCCGGCTGGACGACGGCGCCGTCGTCGTGTCGTCGACGCAGTCGAACGAGGCCGCACTGCGCCTGGCCCACGCGGTGCTGGTCACCGCCACGGACGACCTGCCGATCGCCATGCTGGATGCGATGGCCCGCGCCATCCCCACCATCTGCCTGGCCGACTCGGCCGGCGCCGACTGGCCGGTCACCCTCGCCGAGGCCGTCGCGGCCGACCCCGAAGCTGCGGGCGCGCTGCTGGCCGACTTGGCCGCGGCCGGCGGCCGGCATCATCCCCTCGGCGCCCGCCAGCAGGCAAAGACCGCCGACACCCGCATGCGCGACCATGCCGAGGGCTTGGTGGCCGCGATGGTGGAGGCGCGTCTGGCGACCGAGCGGCAACGCCGCGACATCCGCACCCTGGCCGACGACGACCTCTTCGACGCCGACATGCAGGACCCGCCGGTATCCCGCGCGGAGGCAATCGCCCGTCATGTGCGACCGATATTTCCACCAGGCGTGCCCCGCCGCCCATTCGCCGGCTTCCGGCCCGGCCTCTACCACGCGATGCTGTCAGGAGAGGAAGCCGCCCATGATCCAGCCGCGGCCTTCGTCCGCGCCGGGCGCCCCGCCGGGCCATGGCAGCGCCAGGTCCTTCGCCCCGCACTGCGCCCGCCGCAGCGCCGATCCGGGTTGCGGGTCGGCCTGCATCTGCATGTCCATCATGACGAAGGGGTGGCCGACCTGTTTCGCCGGATCGCGCCCGCGAGCGCGGGCGCGATCGACCATGACCTGCTGGTAAGCACCGACAGTGCCGACAAGGCGGCCCGCATCGGCGCGGCCGCAGCCCGGGCCGGTCTGCCGATGCCCGACATCCGCGTCTGGCCCAACCGCGGCCGCGACATCGGGCCGTTCCTGACCGGCTGCGGCCGGGAATGGATCGAACACTACGACATCGTCGGCCACGCCCATGCCAAGCGCAGCCCGCATTTGGAACCGACGGAGTCGGCGCGATGGGCGAACTTCCTGTTCGAGCATGTGCTGGGCGGCTTCGCGCCGATGATGGGTTTCGTTGCGGAATGGATGGCCGCCGACCCGGGCCTGGGGCTGATCCACCCGGACGACCCGCTCCTCTTCGGCTGGAACTGGCACGATCCGGATGATCCCGACGCCGGCCGAGATCAGGCACCGAGCCTCCATTTCGGGGCCGAATCGAACCGCTCCATCGCCGAGCGGCTGGCCCTGCGGATGGGGGTGGGCGCACTGCCGGCAGAGATCGACTTCCCGGCCGGCTCGATGTTCTGGGCGCGCAGCCAGGCGCTGCTGCCGCTGTTCGACCTGGGGCTCGGCTGGGACGACTATCCCGAGGAGCCGGTCCCGCACGACGGCACCATCCTGCATGCGCTGGAACGGCTGGTGCCGGTCGTGGTCGAATCCCGCGGCTTTCGCGTCGCCGTCACCCACATCCCCGGCATCGGGCGCTGA
- a CDS encoding glycosyltransferase WbsX family protein, translating into MAPEAEEEPPSPEVRLMAFYLPQYHPIPENDAAWGKGFTEWTNVTRAQPLFEGHEQPQLPTETGFYDLRLPEVMEQQAALAREHGIHGFCHYFYWFDGRRLLEKPLEAMLRSGRPDMPFCLCWANESWTRRWDGADKEIIVQQTYPPDCFARLATDLLPYLKDPRYLRVDGRPLVIIYRAGQIRDCRSALAEMRRVAAAEGIELCLAACLAFDYHRPAEDGFDLTLEFPPLSIPPVDITDEIRWTAPFHGRAYDYERLVEQHLVRTDYPFPTIRSAMVSWDNTPRRGSAGHLYRGATPELFEAWLTALVDRARRMGQPDRRLVFINAWNEWGEGNHLEPDQRRGRQWLRAVARAVGASGGMTAARARAVMVQLEARAAGGGLVTKGMIRRMVEVMHALDDRLRAAEATNEWLGRIHAARRQEPASAARQPAPADILGRRTRLRQGQVSGRIERPAATALPQRRDQPLALQGWLSEAGAQPEDPPLCVVALLPENGDPLYALADHGLPREDASAIFTGIEDEGQDRSGFAITLDLSALAAGPWLLRVGLATDAGAAYLADGIRLELVEK; encoded by the coding sequence ATGGCGCCCGAAGCCGAAGAGGAGCCCCCCTCCCCCGAGGTGCGGCTGATGGCCTTCTACCTGCCGCAATATCACCCGATCCCCGAGAACGACGCCGCCTGGGGCAAGGGCTTCACGGAGTGGACCAACGTCACCCGCGCGCAGCCCCTGTTCGAAGGCCACGAGCAGCCGCAATTGCCGACGGAGACCGGCTTCTACGACCTGCGCCTGCCCGAGGTCATGGAGCAGCAGGCGGCCCTGGCGCGCGAGCACGGCATCCACGGCTTCTGCCACTATTTCTACTGGTTCGATGGCCGCCGCCTGCTGGAAAAGCCGCTGGAGGCCATGCTGAGGTCGGGCCGCCCGGACATGCCATTCTGCCTGTGCTGGGCCAACGAAAGCTGGACCCGGCGGTGGGATGGCGCGGACAAGGAGATCATCGTCCAGCAGACCTACCCGCCGGACTGCTTCGCGCGGCTGGCGACCGATCTGCTGCCCTATCTCAAGGACCCGCGCTACCTGCGCGTCGATGGCCGGCCCCTGGTCATCATCTATCGCGCGGGGCAGATTCGCGACTGCCGATCAGCCCTGGCCGAGATGCGGCGGGTGGCGGCCGCCGAAGGCATCGAGCTGTGCCTGGCCGCCTGCCTCGCCTTCGACTACCATAGGCCGGCCGAGGACGGCTTCGACCTGACGCTGGAATTTCCGCCGCTGTCCATCCCGCCGGTCGACATCACCGACGAGATCCGCTGGACGGCCCCGTTCCATGGCCGCGCCTACGACTATGAGCGGCTGGTCGAGCAGCATCTCGTGCGGACGGACTATCCGTTCCCGACCATCCGCTCGGCCATGGTCAGCTGGGACAACACCCCCCGGCGCGGTAGTGCGGGCCACCTCTACCGGGGCGCCACGCCGGAGCTGTTCGAGGCATGGCTGACGGCGCTGGTCGATCGCGCCCGTCGGATGGGACAGCCGGACCGGCGCTTGGTCTTCATCAACGCCTGGAACGAGTGGGGCGAGGGCAACCACCTGGAGCCCGACCAGCGGCGCGGCCGGCAGTGGCTGCGCGCCGTGGCGCGCGCAGTGGGGGCCAGCGGTGGCATGACCGCGGCCCGCGCGCGCGCCGTGATGGTCCAGCTGGAAGCACGGGCCGCGGGCGGCGGTCTTGTCACCAAGGGAATGATCCGTCGCATGGTGGAGGTGATGCACGCGCTCGACGACCGGCTGCGCGCGGCCGAGGCCACCAACGAGTGGCTCGGCCGCATCCACGCCGCCCGGCGACAGGAGCCGGCTAGCGCTGCGCGGCAACCCGCCCCGGCCGACATTCTCGGCCGCCGGACGCGGCTCCGCCAGGGCCAAGTGAGCGGCCGGATCGAGCGCCCAGCGGCTACGGCGCTGCCCCAGCGCCGCGACCAGCCGCTGGCGCTGCAGGGCTGGCTGAGCGAGGCCGGCGCCCAGCCGGAGGATCCGCCGCTGTGCGTCGTTGCGCTACTGCCGGAAAATGGCGACCCTCTCTATGCGCTGGCCGATCATGGGCTGCCGCGCGAGGACGCGAGCGCGATCTTCACCGGCATCGAGGACGAGGGCCAGGACCGCAGCGGCTTCGCCATCACCCTCGACTTGTCGGCGCTGGCGGCCGGGCCGTGGCTGCTGCGCGTCGGGCTGGCCACGGACGCCGGTGCGGCCTACCTCGCGGACGGCATCCGGCTGGAACTGGTTGAGAAGTGA